A region from the Caldicellulosiruptor naganoensis genome encodes:
- the ftsY gene encoding signal recognition particle-docking protein FtsY produces the protein MGLFDRLREGLSKTKKNFTEKVENLLKAFKQVDDELFDELEEVLVLSDVGVRTSQKIIENLKEKVKKNKISDSQAVKELLKEEMFNIINLPNKLKERYPLIILMVGVNGVGKTTSIGKIANLLKSNGKKVIIAAADTFRAAAIDQLEIWAKRVGCDIIKHVEGADPAAVVFDSIQAMKARRADVLIVDTAGRLHTKKNLIEELKKIDRVINQQMPDAEKETLLVIDAATGQNGLIQAKEFNQAVNISGIVLTKLDGTAKGGIVVSICDELKIPVKFIGVGEKIDDLQEFNPREFIDALFE, from the coding sequence ATGGGGCTTTTCGATAGATTAAGAGAAGGACTTTCAAAGACAAAGAAAAATTTTACTGAAAAGGTTGAAAATTTGTTAAAAGCATTCAAACAGGTGGATGATGAGTTATTTGATGAGCTTGAAGAGGTTTTAGTACTATCTGATGTTGGTGTAAGAACATCTCAAAAAATTATAGAAAACCTCAAAGAAAAAGTTAAAAAGAACAAGATTTCAGATAGCCAGGCTGTAAAAGAACTTTTAAAAGAAGAGATGTTCAATATCATAAACTTGCCGAATAAATTAAAGGAAAGATATCCGCTAATCATTCTCATGGTTGGTGTCAATGGGGTCGGAAAGACAACCTCAATTGGCAAGATTGCAAACCTTCTCAAGTCAAATGGCAAAAAGGTTATCATTGCAGCAGCAGATACTTTCAGAGCAGCTGCAATTGACCAGCTTGAGATTTGGGCAAAAAGGGTTGGATGTGATATTATAAAACACGTTGAGGGTGCTGACCCTGCAGCAGTTGTGTTTGATAGCATTCAAGCAATGAAAGCAAGAAGGGCTGATGTTTTGATTGTTGACACAGCAGGAAGACTTCATACAAAGAAAAATCTGATTGAAGAGCTTAAAAAGATTGACCGTGTGATAAATCAGCAAATGCCAGATGCTGAAAAAGAAACATTGCTTGTGATTGATGCTGCAACTGGTCAAAATGGACTCATTCAAGCAAAGGAATTTAACCAAGCAGTAAACATTTCAGGAATTGTTCTTACCAAGCTTGATGGTACAGCAAAAGGTGGAATTGTTGTTTCTATCTGTGATGAGCTAAAAATTCCTGTGAAATTCATTGGTGTTGGTGAAAAAATAGACGACCTCCAAGAATTTAATCCAAGAGAGTTTATTGACGCCCTGTTTGAATAG
- a CDS encoding ArsR/SmtB family transcription factor, protein MKLAEIFKALGDQNRLRILNLLLGNELCVCEIEKVLGLTQSNVSRHLQVLKMRGIVSYRKTSQWIYYRVSDEFCREYGELCEFLKTKFSSEEPFKSDLKKLKEENKNGFSCEKATEEANKTFTKG, encoded by the coding sequence ATGAAACTTGCTGAAATTTTCAAAGCATTGGGCGACCAAAATAGGCTTAGGATTTTGAATCTTCTTTTAGGAAATGAACTTTGCGTGTGTGAGATTGAAAAGGTCTTAGGGCTTACTCAGTCAAATGTTTCAAGACATCTTCAGGTACTAAAAATGAGGGGAATTGTTTCTTACAGAAAAACATCTCAGTGGATTTATTATCGCGTATCTGATGAGTTTTGCAGAGAATATGGTGAGCTTTGTGAGTTTTTGAAGACAAAATTTTCATCTGAAGAGCCTTTCAAAAGTGATTTGAAGAAGCTAAAGGAAGAAAATAAAAATGGATTTAGCTGTGAAAAAGCAACAGAAGAAGCTAATAAAACTTTTACAAAAGGTTAA